In Sinorhizobium mexicanum, one DNA window encodes the following:
- a CDS encoding substrate-binding periplasmic protein translates to MLSKMLSPVLRALPALALITGLSTTAASAQTADGYWQGVQNAGVLRCGAAVAPPYVMRDPATGEYSGFFADLCREFADALKVKPEFVDTTWDNIVAGLQAGKWDVSLALNRTPARAMAVQFSVPAMEYQISLAYNKENPKVPGGATSVADIDKKDVTLAVMSGTAQDKAITAAVKNATILRLPGNDETRLAVVSRRADILVDASDTNQLFTQSNPDWAVALNPKPALAKQGVAFGLPHQLSGADIEVVNIFLEEKVATGHVDELIRKAVDQVLKSTQ, encoded by the coding sequence ATGCTGTCGAAGATGCTTTCGCCCGTGCTGCGGGCGCTGCCTGCGCTTGCCCTAATCACTGGTCTTTCAACCACCGCTGCTTCCGCCCAAACGGCCGATGGCTATTGGCAAGGCGTGCAGAATGCAGGTGTCCTTCGTTGCGGCGCGGCCGTCGCCCCGCCCTATGTCATGCGTGACCCGGCAACGGGCGAATATTCGGGCTTCTTCGCCGACCTGTGCCGCGAATTCGCCGACGCCCTCAAGGTCAAGCCGGAATTCGTCGATACGACCTGGGACAACATAGTCGCCGGTCTGCAGGCGGGAAAATGGGATGTCTCGCTCGCGCTGAACAGGACACCGGCCCGCGCCATGGCCGTGCAGTTCTCCGTTCCGGCAATGGAGTACCAGATCTCGCTTGCCTACAATAAGGAGAACCCGAAGGTTCCGGGCGGCGCGACCTCGGTCGCCGACATCGACAAGAAAGACGTAACGCTGGCGGTCATGTCCGGCACCGCCCAGGACAAGGCGATCACCGCCGCCGTGAAAAACGCAACCATCCTGCGTTTGCCGGGCAATGACGAAACGCGCCTCGCCGTCGTATCGCGACGCGCCGACATTCTCGTCGATGCCTCCGACACCAACCAGCTCTTCACGCAATCGAACCCTGACTGGGCGGTCGCGCTCAATCCGAAGCCGGCGCTGGCGAAGCAGGGCGTCGCCTTCGGTCTGCCACATCAGTTGTCAGGCGCTGATATCGAGGTGGTGAACATCTTCCTCGAGGAGAAGGTCGCGACCGGTCACGTGGACGAACTGATCCGCAAGGCTGTCGATCAGGTGCTGAAGAGCACGCAGTGA
- a CDS encoding GntR family transcriptional regulator: MSDEAETKRAKGTGWKSVYETLRNEILALTLPPGQLLDENTLAERFDMSRSPVREALIRLAGEELVVTLSNRSTIVAPIEVATFPKYVEALDIAQRMNTRLAAELRTDIDLKAIAKRQKEFEAAVKTGNHLQMSEANKQFHMAIARAGKNPYLASFYERLLNQGQRMLHLHFEYLERTHEGYLLTDEHNLMLEAIRAKNVDLADELAHAHTRQFQQNFINFMRENYTTDVSLGRRKAAE; encoded by the coding sequence GTGTCTGACGAAGCAGAAACCAAGCGAGCCAAAGGGACGGGCTGGAAAAGCGTCTACGAGACGTTGAGAAACGAGATCCTGGCGCTCACACTCCCCCCCGGCCAGCTTCTTGACGAGAATACGCTGGCCGAACGGTTCGATATGTCCCGCTCACCCGTCCGTGAAGCCTTGATCAGGCTCGCGGGCGAGGAACTGGTGGTCACACTATCGAACCGCAGCACGATCGTGGCCCCGATCGAGGTCGCAACGTTTCCGAAATATGTGGAGGCGCTCGACATCGCGCAGCGCATGAACACCCGTCTTGCGGCGGAGCTCAGGACCGATATCGACCTGAAGGCCATCGCCAAGCGTCAGAAGGAATTCGAGGCGGCCGTGAAAACCGGAAATCACCTTCAGATGTCCGAGGCGAACAAGCAGTTCCATATGGCGATCGCCAGGGCCGGCAAGAATCCGTATCTCGCGTCCTTCTACGAACGGCTCCTCAACCAGGGCCAGCGAATGCTCCATCTCCATTTCGAGTATCTGGAGCGGACGCACGAAGGTTACCTGTTGACGGACGAGCACAATCTGATGCTCGAGGCGATCCGGGCGAAGAATGTCGATCTCGCAGACGAGCTGGCACATGCCCACACGCGCCAGTTCCAGCAGAACTTCATCAATTTCATGCGCGAGAACTACACGACGGATGTATCGCTCGGGCGGCGGAAGGCAGCAGAATAG
- a CDS encoding pyrroline-5-carboxylate reductase, producing MRIGFVGTGAITEAMVTGIVGAGLGITEIHVSPRNREIAARLASRFPSVRIATDNQEVVDAANILFLAIRPQIAEEVIGGLAFRKGQAVVSVVAATDRSTLLSWIKEDVNLTQAIPLPFVAEREGVTAIYPPHPEIAQIFAALGSAVECETKEEYDLLAVASALMGTYFGILDRATTWMAEKGMASEKARAYLAPLFANLAQTAVRTGQTPLDILRREFSTPGGLNEQMFEDFHRSGGSQALIGALEGVLERVRR from the coding sequence ATGCGTATCGGTTTCGTCGGCACAGGTGCGATTACCGAGGCGATGGTGACAGGCATCGTCGGCGCCGGGCTCGGTATCACGGAGATCCACGTCTCGCCTCGCAATCGGGAGATTGCCGCCCGGCTCGCGAGCCGGTTTCCTTCGGTGCGGATCGCCACGGACAATCAGGAAGTGGTCGATGCGGCGAACATCCTGTTTCTCGCGATTCGGCCGCAGATCGCGGAAGAGGTGATCGGCGGGCTCGCATTCCGGAAGGGCCAGGCGGTCGTCAGCGTCGTCGCGGCGACGGATCGTTCCACGCTCCTGAGCTGGATCAAGGAGGACGTGAACCTCACGCAGGCGATCCCGCTGCCCTTCGTGGCCGAACGGGAAGGCGTGACCGCAATCTACCCGCCCCACCCCGAGATCGCCCAAATCTTCGCCGCGCTCGGCAGCGCCGTCGAATGCGAGACGAAAGAGGAATACGACCTGCTCGCCGTCGCCAGCGCGCTGATGGGCACCTATTTCGGGATCCTCGACCGGGCGACCACCTGGATGGCGGAAAAGGGCATGGCGAGCGAGAAGGCACGTGCCTATCTGGCGCCGCTCTTTGCCAATCTCGCGCAGACAGCTGTCAGGACCGGTCAAACGCCGCTCGACATTCTCAGACGCGAGTTTTCGACGCCGGGCGGTTTGAACGAGCAGATGTTCGAAGACTTCCATCGTAGCGGCGGGAGCCAAGCATTGATCGGCGCCCTCGAAGGCGTGCTGGAGCGCGTTCGCCGCTAG
- a CDS encoding DUF2778 domain-containing protein has product MRPLLITCCGTALAGAAVWSAVSLAAMGSPFAHGSGHHLPKPQLYLAERTKERAWDKHARISQATRLVAAAAQPVVFASLTISRSARSPDVPEDAESRGKTALFDALLKQAALASGKLAGHFERPGSAGSPRPPAKVDAPASGPIGPLPAKSTDKPLPLLAYAAHTQSGTTGAAFSALLEDNLAASQDPDMAEDDALPGYEDTPSSGPLPQFRPRGDQAQKPAVETEKPETGQTEDGAEPKAEETGKADERETPRKQKLAYARPDDPAESSSGSGFGQALRNIFGSGARAGDGVAVYDITAAKVYMPDGSVLEAHSGIGKMADNPRYVNVKMTGPTPPHTYNLRMRETRFHGVEAIRMLPVDGKNKHGRDGFLTHSYLLRGNRAESHGCVAFRDYPRFLTAFKQGKVKQIVVVPSGGRAAGMRLASNGRSS; this is encoded by the coding sequence TTGCGCCCACTGTTGATCACCTGCTGCGGCACCGCCCTTGCCGGCGCGGCTGTGTGGTCCGCCGTCAGCCTGGCCGCTATGGGCAGTCCCTTCGCTCATGGTTCAGGCCACCACCTGCCAAAGCCGCAGCTTTATTTGGCGGAGAGGACAAAGGAGCGCGCATGGGACAAGCACGCCAGGATCAGCCAGGCGACGCGGCTCGTCGCCGCGGCGGCGCAGCCCGTCGTGTTCGCAAGCCTTACCATCAGCCGATCCGCCCGCAGTCCGGATGTTCCGGAAGATGCCGAGAGCCGCGGCAAAACGGCGCTTTTCGATGCCTTGCTGAAGCAGGCCGCATTGGCATCTGGGAAACTCGCCGGTCATTTCGAGCGCCCCGGATCCGCCGGGTCGCCCCGCCCACCTGCAAAGGTTGACGCACCTGCTTCGGGCCCAATCGGGCCATTGCCCGCCAAGTCGACCGACAAGCCCCTGCCCTTGCTGGCCTATGCCGCTCACACGCAGAGCGGAACGACCGGCGCTGCCTTCTCGGCGTTGCTGGAGGACAACCTCGCAGCTTCGCAGGATCCCGACATGGCCGAGGATGACGCCCTGCCAGGCTATGAGGATACGCCCTCCTCCGGCCCGCTGCCGCAGTTCCGTCCGCGTGGCGATCAGGCCCAAAAGCCTGCAGTCGAAACGGAGAAACCCGAGACCGGGCAGACCGAGGACGGAGCAGAACCAAAGGCCGAGGAGACCGGGAAAGCCGACGAACGCGAAACGCCAAGAAAGCAGAAGCTCGCCTATGCGCGGCCGGACGATCCGGCGGAAAGCAGTTCCGGCAGCGGCTTCGGACAGGCCCTGCGCAACATCTTTGGCAGCGGAGCCAGGGCCGGAGATGGCGTCGCCGTCTACGATATCACGGCCGCCAAGGTATATATGCCCGACGGCAGCGTGCTCGAGGCCCATTCCGGTATCGGCAAGATGGCCGACAATCCGCGTTACGTGAATGTCAAGATGACCGGACCGACGCCACCGCATACCTACAATCTCAGGATGCGCGAAACACGCTTCCATGGCGTCGAGGCAATCCGCATGCTGCCGGTCGACGGAAAGAACAAGCATGGCCGCGACGGCTTCCTGACGCACAGCTACCTGCTGCGCGGCAATCGGGCGGAATCGCATGGCTGCGTCGCCTTCAGGGACTACCCGCGTTTCCTCACTGCCTTCAAACAAGGCAAGGTCAAGCAGATCGTCGTGGTGCCGAGCGGCGGACGCGCTGCCGGCATGCGCCTGGCTTCGAACGGCAGGAGCTCCTGA
- a CDS encoding TPR end-of-group domain-containing protein: protein MRKLAAVLCIDVAGYSKLMGRDEAGTLARVKAAFAAFGPALERHHGRVVKLMGDGALIEFASAVDAAVCAIALQGVASATDPTLRFRMGLNLGDVIVDEGDLYGEGVNIAARLQALAQPGGIILSETVREHVAGKLNVALEDLGPMSLKNIERPIRAFAVQGEAPTEAGAGREPVGVCVLPFANISGDPEQDYFSAGVTEDIIIDLSKLSSLTVVSRATSFGMKGQGARAIAQQLNVAYVLEGNVRKAGERMRLSAKLIDGTNDATVWAERFDRDIKDVLALQSDLAKAVVEALRLRLLPSERQALERYAPTDPEAYKLFLLAREYNITGSERHLPLIIRLCRRVTDLEPGHARAWALLGETLHRLRRSVGGADTGEAEIDRALELDACIASAHAAKALQFLYRGEFEEAERHCGIALELEPDDYAANLAAGRTFLMQRRFDEAIRHFERAAELAPGDYNAAAMVIQCYQGKGDEQAALDACRRALVRIERIVAAEPDHSGAIGHGAGILALLGDHERAREWASRASLLEPDNIQLQVNLVCAWAISGDTAAALDALDRIVPKMSPELLVWMENDNDLDSLRSLSRFGQIMLAARARFQDAATAVGD, encoded by the coding sequence ATGCGCAAGCTGGCCGCGGTTCTCTGCATTGATGTCGCCGGATACAGCAAGCTGATGGGGCGCGACGAGGCTGGCACACTTGCCCGCGTCAAGGCAGCTTTTGCTGCATTCGGTCCCGCCCTGGAACGACACCATGGTCGCGTGGTCAAGCTGATGGGCGACGGCGCGCTGATCGAGTTCGCAAGCGCAGTTGATGCGGCGGTGTGCGCCATTGCGCTGCAAGGCGTTGCCTCAGCAACCGACCCGACGCTTCGCTTCCGTATGGGCCTCAACCTGGGAGATGTGATCGTCGACGAGGGAGATCTCTACGGGGAAGGGGTCAACATCGCAGCACGGCTGCAGGCCCTCGCCCAGCCGGGCGGTATCATACTCTCCGAGACGGTGCGCGAGCACGTAGCCGGAAAATTGAACGTTGCCCTCGAAGACCTCGGGCCGATGTCGCTGAAGAACATCGAGCGCCCTATCCGTGCCTTCGCCGTCCAGGGTGAGGCACCGACGGAAGCAGGAGCCGGCCGCGAGCCGGTCGGAGTCTGCGTCTTGCCCTTCGCCAATATCAGCGGCGATCCGGAGCAGGACTATTTCAGCGCGGGCGTTACCGAGGACATCATCATCGATCTGAGCAAGCTGTCTTCTCTGACCGTCGTTTCCCGCGCGACATCCTTTGGCATGAAGGGCCAGGGTGCCCGGGCCATCGCCCAGCAGCTCAACGTGGCCTATGTACTGGAAGGCAACGTACGCAAGGCCGGTGAACGAATGCGCCTTTCTGCGAAGCTGATCGACGGGACAAACGACGCGACCGTCTGGGCTGAGCGTTTCGACCGAGACATCAAGGACGTGCTGGCGCTGCAGTCGGACCTGGCAAAAGCCGTCGTCGAGGCGCTTCGACTTCGACTGCTGCCTTCGGAACGCCAGGCGCTGGAGCGTTACGCGCCGACTGATCCCGAGGCATACAAACTGTTCCTTCTGGCACGGGAATACAACATCACGGGGTCGGAGCGGCACTTGCCACTGATCATCCGGCTCTGCCGCCGCGTGACCGACCTGGAACCGGGCCACGCGCGTGCCTGGGCCCTGCTTGGCGAAACGCTCCATCGCCTCCGACGCAGCGTCGGCGGTGCCGATACGGGCGAAGCCGAAATTGATCGCGCCCTCGAACTCGATGCCTGCATTGCCAGCGCCCATGCCGCGAAGGCGTTGCAGTTTCTTTACAGGGGTGAGTTCGAGGAGGCCGAGCGTCACTGCGGGATCGCGCTCGAGCTCGAGCCGGACGACTACGCCGCCAACCTGGCCGCCGGGCGGACCTTCCTCATGCAGCGTCGGTTCGACGAAGCCATCCGCCACTTTGAGCGGGCCGCAGAGCTGGCGCCGGGAGACTACAATGCTGCCGCCATGGTCATCCAATGCTACCAGGGCAAGGGCGACGAGCAGGCCGCGCTCGACGCCTGCCGCCGTGCGCTGGTACGCATCGAGCGCATCGTGGCTGCCGAACCCGATCATAGCGGCGCGATCGGACATGGCGCCGGTATCCTTGCGCTTCTCGGCGATCATGAGCGGGCCCGCGAATGGGCGTCACGGGCCAGTCTGCTCGAGCCCGATAACATTCAGCTCCAGGTAAACCTTGTTTGTGCCTGGGCGATCAGCGGTGATACCGCCGCCGCATTGGACGCCCTCGATCGCATCGTCCCCAAGATGAGTCCTGAACTGCTGGTGTGGATGGAAAACGACAATGACCTGGACAGCTTGCGCTCGCTGTCACGGTTCGGTCAAATCATGCTTGCCGCAAGAGCCCGCTTCCAAGATGCAGCTACGGCTGTCGGTGATTAA
- the pqqE gene encoding pyrroloquinoline quinone biosynthesis protein PqqE gives MSSTIISTARSAAPVQRVPPPMAMLAELTHRCPLACPYCSNPTALTPGNEELSTEEWIGVFSQAADLGVLHLHLSGGEPAARRDLVELTRAAVSLGLYTNLITSGVGLTETRINDLAEAGLDHIQLSIQGVSPESADRIGGYKGGHERKMAVANWVAGAGIPLTVNAVCHRQNMGEIDAMIELAIRLGARRVEIATVQFHGWAERNKAALMPTREQVEHATRTVAAAREKYQGILVIDYVPADYYSKYPKACMGGWGRVGLNVTPSGRVLPCHAAETIPTLTFKTVREDTLSGIWYESDAFNAYRGEDWMPELCRSCERKQIDFGGCRCQAMALAGDASTTDPVCIRSPLRERLTRETERLSAMSPATLTYRGR, from the coding sequence ATGAGCAGCACCATCATCTCAACCGCCCGTTCCGCCGCGCCTGTTCAGCGCGTGCCGCCGCCGATGGCGATGCTGGCGGAGCTGACGCATCGCTGTCCGCTGGCCTGCCCCTATTGCTCCAACCCGACCGCCCTGACGCCGGGGAACGAGGAGCTGTCGACCGAAGAATGGATCGGCGTCTTCAGCCAGGCGGCCGACCTCGGCGTGCTGCATCTGCACTTGTCCGGCGGGGAGCCGGCGGCGCGACGGGATCTTGTCGAACTGACGCGGGCGGCGGTTTCGCTGGGGCTTTACACCAATCTGATCACATCGGGCGTGGGTTTGACGGAGACCAGGATCAACGATCTGGCCGAGGCCGGTCTCGACCACATCCAGTTGTCGATCCAGGGTGTTTCGCCCGAAAGCGCCGACCGGATCGGTGGCTACAAGGGTGGCCATGAACGAAAGATGGCGGTCGCAAACTGGGTGGCGGGCGCCGGCATCCCGTTGACGGTCAACGCTGTCTGCCACAGGCAGAACATGGGCGAGATCGACGCCATGATCGAGCTTGCGATCCGGCTTGGCGCGCGGCGGGTGGAGATCGCGACGGTGCAGTTTCACGGCTGGGCCGAGCGCAACAAGGCGGCTCTCATGCCGACGCGCGAACAAGTCGAGCACGCCACGCGAACCGTCGCCGCGGCACGGGAAAAATATCAGGGTATCCTGGTGATCGACTATGTGCCGGCCGACTATTATTCCAAATATCCGAAGGCGTGCATGGGCGGCTGGGGCCGTGTCGGCCTGAACGTCACGCCGTCCGGCCGGGTGCTTCCGTGCCACGCGGCCGAAACGATCCCGACCCTCACCTTCAAGACCGTCCGCGAAGACACACTCTCCGGGATCTGGTACGAGAGCGACGCCTTCAACGCCTATCGCGGCGAGGACTGGATGCCGGAACTTTGCCGCAGCTGCGAGCGCAAGCAAATCGACTTCGGCGGCTGCCGTTGCCAGGCGATGGCGCTTGCCGGCGACGCGAGCACAACGGATCCGGTGTGCATCCGATCGCCGCTGCGCGAGCGTTTGACGCGGGAGACGGAACGGCTTTCGGCGATGTCGCCGGCCACTTTGACCTACCGCGGACGGTAG
- the pqqD gene encoding pyrroloquinoline quinone biosynthesis peptide chaperone PqqD: protein MSADTPAISGASVVKLARGVRMHEDPVRGQMVLLAPERAMALDDIAVAIVQALDGKRSLDRIAEDFAAKFDAPAAEIAGDVRAFAQELAIRRLLEIVE from the coding sequence ATGAGCGCCGACACGCCGGCGATTTCTGGGGCGAGCGTCGTCAAGTTGGCACGCGGCGTGCGGATGCACGAGGATCCGGTTCGCGGCCAGATGGTCCTGTTGGCGCCGGAGCGGGCGATGGCGCTCGACGATATTGCCGTCGCAATCGTGCAAGCGCTTGACGGCAAGCGGAGCCTCGACCGGATCGCCGAAGACTTTGCCGCCAAGTTCGACGCCCCCGCCGCGGAGATCGCCGGCGACGTCAGGGCTTTCGCCCAGGAGCTTGCCATCCGCCGTCTGCTGGAGATCGTCGAATGA
- the pqqC gene encoding pyrroloquinoline-quinone synthase PqqC: protein MTTASDRQDFHARLLAIGKERYHDKHPFHAMLHGGRATMTQVRAWVINRYYYQSRIPMKDAAFLSRCDDPDLRRAWRSRIEDHDGSVDEGGGIRRWLRLAEAVGLDPAYVASTRGVLPATRFAVDAYVSFVREKPLIEAVASSLTELFAPKIHSERIAGLLEHYAFADDAALAYFRQRLTEAPHDVEFGLAYVLDHADTAEKQDAAAAALTFKTDVLWSQLDALYSAYVMPGRIPPGGWDGEQGVVGDPTAKEAAE from the coding sequence GTGACGACGGCAAGCGACAGGCAAGATTTTCACGCGCGCCTTCTGGCTATCGGCAAGGAACGCTATCACGATAAGCATCCCTTCCATGCGATGCTCCACGGCGGCCGCGCAACGATGACGCAGGTCCGGGCATGGGTCATCAACCGCTACTACTACCAGAGCCGCATTCCGATGAAGGACGCGGCCTTCCTGTCGCGTTGCGACGACCCGGACCTGCGTCGTGCCTGGCGCTCGCGGATCGAAGACCATGACGGCAGCGTCGACGAGGGCGGCGGCATCCGCCGCTGGCTGCGTCTCGCGGAAGCGGTAGGCCTCGATCCCGCTTATGTCGCTTCGACCAGAGGCGTCCTGCCTGCGACCCGATTTGCTGTCGACGCCTATGTGTCGTTCGTGCGCGAGAAGCCGCTCATCGAAGCGGTGGCCTCCTCGCTGACCGAGCTTTTTGCGCCCAAGATCCATTCGGAGCGCATCGCCGGGCTGCTTGAGCACTATGCGTTCGCGGACGATGCGGCACTCGCCTACTTTCGGCAAAGACTGACGGAGGCGCCGCACGACGTCGAATTCGGCCTGGCCTATGTGCTCGACCACGCCGATACGGCCGAAAAACAGGATGCCGCCGCCGCGGCGCTCACCTTCAAGACGGATGTTCTGTGGTCGCAGCTCGACGCACTTTACTCCGCTTATGTGATGCCTGGCCGGATTCCGCCGGGCGGCTGGGACGGCGAGCAAGGTGTCGTCGGCGATCCGACGGCGAAGGAGGCGGCGGAATGA
- the pqqB gene encoding pyrroloquinoline quinone biosynthesis protein PqqB, which translates to MKKSSDLRIIVLGAAAGGGLPQWNCGCLNCTMARDPGSAVRPQSQSSLAVSLDGEAWAVFNASPDIRQQIEDNRLLQPRRLRHTPIKSVVLTNGDIDHLAGLLVLREKQPLTVFSTSSVGEIIADNPVFGVLDPDLVARRSVVIEEAFSPLPDLEARLFAVPGKVPLFLEEGEPDLNVEGENTVGIELRAGNERVYYIPGCAMINDALAARLRDADALFFDGTLFTDREMIATGTGRKTGRRMGHMPISGDGGSLDALEGLNIRRKVYIHINNTNPIWRAGPERAAVENRGFEVGFDGMEIRL; encoded by the coding sequence GTGAAGAAATCGTCCGATCTTCGCATCATTGTTCTGGGGGCGGCCGCCGGCGGCGGTCTTCCACAATGGAATTGCGGGTGCCTGAACTGCACGATGGCGCGCGATCCGGGCTCCGCCGTCAGGCCGCAAAGCCAATCATCCCTTGCTGTCAGCCTCGATGGCGAAGCCTGGGCTGTCTTCAACGCCTCGCCGGACATCCGCCAGCAGATTGAGGACAATCGTCTCCTGCAGCCGCGCCGCCTGCGTCACACGCCGATCAAAAGCGTGGTGCTGACCAACGGCGACATCGATCATCTGGCCGGGCTTCTCGTTCTGCGGGAGAAACAGCCGTTGACGGTGTTTTCCACCAGCTCGGTCGGCGAGATCATCGCCGACAATCCGGTCTTCGGCGTCCTCGATCCGGACCTGGTTGCAAGGAGGAGCGTCGTGATCGAGGAAGCCTTCTCTCCACTTCCCGACCTCGAGGCGCGGCTCTTCGCCGTTCCGGGCAAGGTTCCGCTGTTTCTCGAAGAAGGCGAACCGGATCTGAACGTCGAGGGCGAAAACACGGTCGGGATCGAGCTCAGGGCCGGGAACGAACGCGTCTATTACATTCCGGGCTGCGCCATGATCAATGATGCCCTGGCTGCGCGCCTCCGGGATGCCGACGCGCTGTTCTTCGACGGCACGCTCTTTACCGACCGTGAGATGATCGCGACCGGTACGGGGCGCAAGACGGGCCGCCGCATGGGCCACATGCCGATCAGCGGCGACGGCGGCAGCCTAGACGCACTCGAGGGCCTCAACATTCGCCGAAAGGTCTATATTCACATCAACAACACGAACCCGATCTGGCGGGCTGGTCCCGAGCGCGCCGCGGTGGAAAACCGCGGCTTTGAAGTCGGATTCGACGGCATGGAGATCCGGCTGTGA
- the pqqA gene encoding pyrroloquinoline quinone precursor peptide PqqA, translating into MSWHKPKFIEVSCAMEITRYAPADGDEPILF; encoded by the coding sequence ATGTCCTGGCATAAACCGAAATTCATTGAAGTCAGCTGCGCGATGGAAATCACCCGCTACGCTCCTGCGGACGGGGATGAACCGATCCTGTTCTAG
- a CDS encoding LysR family transcriptional regulator, protein MRNVTLRQLRIVEAICRLGRINLAAEALRVTGPALTLQIQQLERDAGVPLFDRTRNGMVPTAYGIAFLEAARAVEDSLVGLEDSISAIKGLRTGRLRLGVVSTGKYFAPQLIAAFRDQVPGIEINLFIGNRAEIIAKLRDHEIDIALMGRPPRDVEVRAEVFGDHPLVFIASAGHALAGVLEISRERIAQEQFLVREKGSGTRISLEIFLSDTPHKLEELGTEIASNETIKQAVIAGLGIAFISAHTIEQEVRLGRLVILDVVETPIRRQWFSVSRSDRVTTPAMQAFERFLLAQGARYLPVVSKPYPANAFR, encoded by the coding sequence ATGCGCAACGTGACCCTTCGCCAACTCCGCATCGTCGAGGCCATTTGCAGGCTGGGCAGGATCAACCTCGCGGCGGAGGCCTTGCGTGTGACCGGACCGGCACTCACCCTGCAAATTCAGCAGCTGGAACGGGACGCCGGCGTCCCGCTGTTCGACAGAACGCGCAACGGCATGGTTCCGACTGCTTACGGTATTGCTTTCCTGGAGGCGGCGCGGGCGGTTGAGGACAGCCTCGTCGGGCTCGAGGATTCGATCAGTGCCATCAAGGGGCTCAGAACCGGGCGGTTGCGTCTCGGTGTCGTGTCGACCGGAAAATACTTCGCGCCGCAACTGATTGCCGCCTTTCGCGATCAGGTTCCGGGCATCGAGATCAACCTCTTCATCGGCAACCGCGCCGAGATCATCGCCAAGTTGAGGGATCACGAAATCGATATCGCCCTCATGGGGCGGCCACCGCGTGACGTCGAGGTGCGCGCTGAGGTGTTCGGCGACCACCCGCTGGTCTTCATCGCCTCCGCCGGTCACGCGCTCGCGGGCGTCCTGGAAATTTCGCGGGAGCGGATTGCCCAGGAGCAGTTCCTGGTGCGTGAGAAGGGTTCGGGGACCCGCATCTCGCTTGAGATCTTTCTGAGCGACACGCCGCACAAGCTGGAGGAACTCGGCACGGAGATCGCCTCGAACGAGACAATCAAGCAGGCTGTCATCGCTGGTCTGGGAATTGCCTTTATCTCGGCTCATACTATCGAGCAGGAGGTGAGGCTCGGCCGGTTGGTCATACTCGACGTGGTCGAGACGCCGATCCGCCGGCAGTGGTTCAGCGTATCACGCTCGGACCGCGTCACGACCCCGGCGATGCAGGCCTTCGAGCGGTTCCTGCTGGCGCAGGGTGCGCGATATCTGCCGGTGGTCAGCAAGCCCTATCCGGCGAACGCGTTCCGTTGA